In a single window of the Ooceraea biroi isolate clonal line C1 chromosome 8, Obir_v5.4, whole genome shotgun sequence genome:
- the LOC105275530 gene encoding uncharacterized protein LOC105275530 isoform X1, with protein MADDPNRDILPVKEVSCSDTISAIDLRERHLVCKLDRYELEDKYLRLLDEANNLKKLSNCQEDKIKRLGTKLIRLASNPRSCGLALDVADDRTRMATLEFENAKLKEKIVVMRNQLLSHTMSGRSTSRSRNNLARPTSSGLITCRSENNRANAPSCQCIVAAGDNDDNDVRNYLVKIEKLEAQKKDMTCRIAELEKELAATTDSQREKVAENVEYIRVWRQMKQLNDKLTTAQEKNGALTAEINDLKTTLKQTTRNNQEIAAVLTSERSRMVEIDEQLVKAKNSQFTVREKDEQIRDLASELKIMQQHNNELIALTSKYGQVEVENIELRKKLSEHVQEQQTLKTAFNNEQANIATLQTTNEQLLAKLAELQANIDTLTVQLRSLHKQNERRDATPSKRFTEQSVAVEQCKKCCEMYDRIMQLEEKTAGKSHHSVDKSVQTTIVTTVSTREQSTMINVENEEKARLHSPLKEWKKVQEANGTSILSREKILKLLDQAQINTPLDASRITPGKEEYAGILDASQRHSCQEISSLMLRDESNPVEPSSRKGLANLENPNVTLSQILLVLFDALQEYMSLNNAGDRVLLNQQVYVDSLIDVNNNNLITTTVRGIKQNYFSTENVNNCAKDCMTGAGSYVHESVQTSDCICSNVKDCYASLKPDRRCCTVCTPRSVAVCTKDCKNLACKEVPAISMKDISSAMKDTLDTTLFPKVYDKCRKSSYRDISNDFCVKRAIKKMKTFKSPCYPKCNLTCHLRKAKDPISMQEKQKLPCKIECLSDSIKLAECPAESFPLLISDKQGLIEIHISRLQLFTSIAKIPEEEDICSLSIYISWDIWGEKTAYTPRMKCPDLAFNSSSVYRIADLFYFFKNVLSEYLIFRVNIVRQNDTSRTLARAKVSIKDILDYPQNKLHYIVPVNSVIACFFGVNFGQLSLWVRLSCNVDMVEAFKRQCGITSLRDITHALAEKKDTYDIPQKSPPRDSPTFITTIVSEDRDSKDTPVPSLDSNFQSGIVNSDDDHYYTDSNNEGFSSRFNDTNDMFAENEIIKSPDSETLTDDANEENDNNVIEDSSSMAEFKSLLVNGTSLLKEASSTIRDMNEVFSEKNWKEYKERSLLTFTRTKSLNEDGQDYHHDASTSKLEEDTIIIEIVSISLLEESSIIEDDEVHLLYVEYSFLGHRGEDMETISVQKPQIANQEMFYNFKRKFQIDEQTHPMERETLRTMLAKSVNPNIKFIIISEPLPEETEIKECEDIGYATFNIKKYALSNGRKDILLPIKDNRNEQIGVLKITVLGLDTIRKCLPNVKSYRS; from the exons ATGGCAGACGATCCAAATCGTGATATTTTACCTGTAAAGGAAGTCTCTTGTTCGGACACTATCAGTGCTATAG ACCTCAGGGAACGTCATCTCGTTTGCAAGCTCGATCGCTATGAGCTGGAGGACAAATATTTGCGCTTGCTCGACGAGGCGAATAATTTGAAGAAATTATCAAATTGTCAGGAGGATAAAATCAAACGACTCGGCACGAAGTTGATTCGACTGGCCAGTAATCCAAGATCGTGCGGATTAGCATTAGATGTTGCTGATGATAGAACCAGGATGGCCACGCTCGAGTTTGAAAATGCAAAG tTGAAGGAGAAAATTGTCGTGATGAGGAATCAGTTGTTGAGTCACACGATGAGCGGTAGGTCCACGTCGCGCAGCCGTAATAATCTCGCCAGGCCAACATCTTCCGGGCTCAT AACATGCCGAAGTGAGAACAACCGCGCGAATGCACCGTCCTGTCAGTGCATCGTTGCCGCAGGGGACAATGATGACAACGATGTGCGAAATTATCTCGTTAAGATCGAG AAACTGGAGGCGCAGAAGAAAGATATGACGTGTCGTATAGCGGAGTTGGAGAAGGAACTAGCTGCCACCACGGACAGTCAAAGGGAGAAAGTGGCGGAGAACGTGGAGTATATACGAGTTTGGCGACAGATGAAGCAGCTGAACGATAAGCTAACGACGGCGCAGGAGAAGAACGGCGCGTTAACTGCCGAAATTAACGATCTGAAAACTACTCTTAAACAAACTACGAG GAACAATCAAGAGATTGCCGCCGTTCTTACGTCCGAGAGATCGCGCATGGTTGAGATCGATGAGCAGCTAGTGAAAGCAAAGAACTCACAGTTCACAGTACGTGAGAAGGACGAGCAAATACGAGATTTAGCGAGCGAACTCAAGATTATGCAGCAGCATAATAACGAGCTTATTGCTCTCACTTCGAAATACGGTCAAGTCGAGGTAGAGAATATAGAATTGAGGAAAAAGCTCTCCGAGCATGTCCAGGAACAGCAGACATTGAAGACCGCGTTCAACAACGAGCAGGCAAACATTGCGACATTACAGACCACCAATGAACAATTGCTCGCAAAACTTGCAGAATTACAGGCAAACATAGACACATTGACGGTACAATTACGA TCTCTTCATAAGCAGAATGAAAGGCGCGATGCTACACCGTCGAAAAGGTTTACCGAGCAATCCGTTGCCGTGGAGCAATGCAAGAAGTGTTGCGAGATGTATGACAGAATTATGCAGTTGGAGGAGAAGACTGCTGGCAAATCTCACCATTCGGTTGACAAATCGGTTCAAACGACAATCGTAACGACTGTTAGCACAAGGGAGCAGAGCACGATGATAAATGTGGAGAACGAGGAGAAGGCGCGCTTGCACTCGCCGTTGAAGGAATGGAAGAAGGTGCAGGAAGCAAATGGCACGAGCATCCTGTCGCGggagaaaatattgaaactgCTGGATCAGGCGCAAATTAACACGCCTCTGGACGCGTCGAGGATCACTCCTGGGAAGGAGGAATATGCGGGCATCCTGGATGCATCTCAGAGGCACAG TTGTCAAGAAATATCTTCTCTAATGCTTCGTGACGAATCGAACCCTGTAGAGCCGAGTTCACGAAAAGGACTCGCAAATTTGGAAAATCCGAATGTGACTTTAAGTCAAATTCTTCTAGTTCTGTTCGACGCTTTGCAGGAATACATGTCGTTGAATAATGCCGGCGATAGAGTACTTTTGAACCAACAGGTGTACGTGGATTCGCTAATCGATGTCAATAACAACAATCTTATCACAACGACTGTTCGTGGTattaagcaaaattattttagtacagaaaatgttaataactgtGCGAAAGACTGTATGACAGGCGCTGGAAGTTACGTCCATGAGAGTGTGCAGACGAGCGATTGTATCTGCAGTAATGTTAAAGACTGTTATGCAAGTTTAAAACCAGATCGTCGTTGTTGCACGGTTTGTACTCCCCGATCGGTCGCTGTGTGCACCAAAGATTGCAAGAATCTCGCATGCAAGGAAGTACCTGCTATTTCTATGAAAGATATTAGTTCAGCGATGAAAGACACGCTCGACACTACTCTGTTCCCTAAGGTTTACGACAAGTGCAGAAAGTCATCTTACCGTGATATCAGTAACGATTTTTGT GTAAAAAGAGCtataaagaaaatgaagacGTTCAAGTCACCATGTTACCCTAAATGTAATTTGACGTGTCACTTACGAAAAGCAAAAGATCCGATATCTATGCAGGAGAAGCAGAAATTACCTTGCAAAATCGAGTGCCTGAGCGATAGCATAAAATTAGCGGAATGTCCAGCGGAGTCCTTTCCTTTATTAATTAGCGACAAGCAAGGTCTCATCGAGATCCACATTTCGCGACTACAGCTGTTTACGTCG ATCGCGAAAATtccagaagaagaagatataTGTAGCCTCTCCATTTACATAAGTTGGGACATTTGGGGCGAGAAGACGGCCTACACGCCGAGGATGAAATGTCCTGACTTGGCTTTCAACTCGTCTTCCGTATATCGCATAGCGGATCTCTTCTACTTCTTCAAGAACGTGCTGTCCGAGTACCTGATCTTTCGGGTGAACATCGTTCGTCAAAATGATACCAGCCGCACCCTTGCCCGAGCGAAAGTTTCCATCAAAGACATACTGGATTATCCGCAGAACAAATTGCATTATATCGTTCCCGTGAATAGCGTCATCGCTTGCTTCTTCGGCGTCAATTTTGGGCAACTGTCGCTCTGGGTTCGGCTGAGCTGCAATGTCGACATGGTCGAAGCTTTCAAGAGGCAATGTGGCATAACTTCACTGCGAGATATCACCCATGCGCTTGCAGAGAAAAAGGACACGTATGACATACCCCAGAAGTCTCCTCCTCGAGATTCCCCGACGTTTATTACTACAATAGTTTCCGAGGATCGAGATTCAAAGGATACTCCTGTGCCGTCTTTAGATTCAA ATTTTCAATCCGGAATTGTGAACTCGGATGATGATCATTATTATACTGATTCAAATAATGAAGGATTCTCTTCGCGCTTCAACGACACAAATGATATGTTTgcagaaaatgaaataattaagag TCCAGATTCTGAAACATTGACAGATGATGCAAACGAGGAAAACGATAACAATGTTATAGAAGATTCATCGAGCATGGCGGAGTTTAAGTCTCTACTCGTGAAT GGCACTTCGTTGCTCAAAGAAGCAAGCAGCACGATCCGCGACATGAACGAGGTTTTCTCGGAGAAAAATTGGAAGGAATACAAGGAGAGGAGTCTGCTAACTTTTACCa GAACTAAATCGTTAAACGAGGACGGGCAGGATTATCATCATGACGCTTCTACTTCT aAGCTTGAGGAGGatacaataattatagaaatagtGAGCATATCCCTTTTGGAGGAAAGCTCCATTATTGAGGATGACGAGGTACATTTGCTTTATGtagaatattcttttctcGGACATCGTGGCGAAGATATGGAAACGATTTCCGTACAGAAACCACAAATAGCTAATcaagaaatgttttataattttaagagaa aATTTCAGATAGATGAACAGACACACCCCATGGAAAGAGAGACTCTACGAACTATGTTGGCTAAATCTGTAAATccaaacattaaatttattattatcagcgAACCATTACCTGAGGAAACTGAAATTAAAGAATGCGAAGATATTGG CTATGCgacttttaacataaaaaaatacgcgcTTAGTAATGGCCgtaaagatatattattgccGATCAAGGATAATCGAAATGAACAAATTGGTGTGTTGAAG ATCACGGTGTTGGGTTTGGACACCATCCGAAAATGTTTACCGAATGTTAAAAGCTATCGTTCGTAA
- the LOC105275530 gene encoding uncharacterized protein LOC105275530 isoform X2 yields the protein MADDPNRDILPVKEVSCSDTISAIDLRERHLVCKLDRYELEDKYLRLLDEANNLKKLSNCQEDKIKRLGTKLIRLASNPRSCGLALDVADDRTRMATLEFENAKLKEKIVVMRNQLLSHTMSGRSTSRSRNNLARPTSSGLITCRSENNRANAPSCQCIVAAGDNDDNDVRNYLVKIEKLEAQKKDMTCRIAELEKELAATTDSQREKVAENVEYIRVWRQMKQLNDKLTTAQEKNGALTAEINDLKTTLKQTTRNNQEIAAVLTSERSRMVEIDEQLVKAKNSQFTVREKDEQIRDLASELKIMQQHNNELIALTSKYGQVEVENIELRKKLSEHVQEQQTLKTAFNNEQANIATLQTTNEQLLAKLAELQANIDTLTVQLRSLHKQNERRDATPSKRFTEQSVAVEQCKKCCEMYDRIMQLEEKTAGKSHHSVDKSVQTTIVTTVSTREQSTMINVENEEKARLHSPLKEWKKVQEANGTSILSREKILKLLDQAQINTPLDASRITPGKEEYAGILDASQRHSCQEISSLMLRDESNPVEPSSRKGLANLENPNVTLSQILLVLFDALQEYMSLNNAGDRVLLNQQVYVDSLIDVNNNNLITTTVRGIKQNYFSTENVNNCAKDCMTGAGSYVHESVQTSDCICSNVKDCYASLKPDRRCCTVCTPRSVAVCTKDCKNLACKEVPAISMKDISSAMKDTLDTTLFPKVYDKCRKSSYRDISNDFCVKRAIKKMKTFKSPCYPKCNLTCHLRKAKDPISMQEKQKLPCKIECLSDSIKLAECPAESFPLLISDKQGLIEIHISRLQLFTSIAKIPEEEDICSLSIYISWDIWGEKTAYTPRMKCPDLAFNSSSVYRIADLFYFFKNVLSEYLIFRVNIVRQNDTSRTLARAKVSIKDILDYPQNKLHYIVPVNSVIACFFGVNFGQLSLWVRLSCNVDMVEAFKRQCGITSLRDITHALAEKKDTYDIPQKSPPRDSPTFITTIVSEDRDSKDTPVPSLDSNFQSGIVNSDDDHYYTDSNNEGFSSRFNDTNDMFAENEIIKSPDSETLTDDANEENDNNVIEDSSSMAEFKSLLVNKLEEDTIIIEIVSISLLEESSIIEDDEVHLLYVEYSFLGHRGEDMETISVQKPQIANQEMFYNFKRKFQIDEQTHPMERETLRTMLAKSVNPNIKFIIISEPLPEETEIKECEDIGYATFNIKKYALSNGRKDILLPIKDNRNEQIGVLKITVLGLDTIRKCLPNVKSYRS from the exons ATGGCAGACGATCCAAATCGTGATATTTTACCTGTAAAGGAAGTCTCTTGTTCGGACACTATCAGTGCTATAG ACCTCAGGGAACGTCATCTCGTTTGCAAGCTCGATCGCTATGAGCTGGAGGACAAATATTTGCGCTTGCTCGACGAGGCGAATAATTTGAAGAAATTATCAAATTGTCAGGAGGATAAAATCAAACGACTCGGCACGAAGTTGATTCGACTGGCCAGTAATCCAAGATCGTGCGGATTAGCATTAGATGTTGCTGATGATAGAACCAGGATGGCCACGCTCGAGTTTGAAAATGCAAAG tTGAAGGAGAAAATTGTCGTGATGAGGAATCAGTTGTTGAGTCACACGATGAGCGGTAGGTCCACGTCGCGCAGCCGTAATAATCTCGCCAGGCCAACATCTTCCGGGCTCAT AACATGCCGAAGTGAGAACAACCGCGCGAATGCACCGTCCTGTCAGTGCATCGTTGCCGCAGGGGACAATGATGACAACGATGTGCGAAATTATCTCGTTAAGATCGAG AAACTGGAGGCGCAGAAGAAAGATATGACGTGTCGTATAGCGGAGTTGGAGAAGGAACTAGCTGCCACCACGGACAGTCAAAGGGAGAAAGTGGCGGAGAACGTGGAGTATATACGAGTTTGGCGACAGATGAAGCAGCTGAACGATAAGCTAACGACGGCGCAGGAGAAGAACGGCGCGTTAACTGCCGAAATTAACGATCTGAAAACTACTCTTAAACAAACTACGAG GAACAATCAAGAGATTGCCGCCGTTCTTACGTCCGAGAGATCGCGCATGGTTGAGATCGATGAGCAGCTAGTGAAAGCAAAGAACTCACAGTTCACAGTACGTGAGAAGGACGAGCAAATACGAGATTTAGCGAGCGAACTCAAGATTATGCAGCAGCATAATAACGAGCTTATTGCTCTCACTTCGAAATACGGTCAAGTCGAGGTAGAGAATATAGAATTGAGGAAAAAGCTCTCCGAGCATGTCCAGGAACAGCAGACATTGAAGACCGCGTTCAACAACGAGCAGGCAAACATTGCGACATTACAGACCACCAATGAACAATTGCTCGCAAAACTTGCAGAATTACAGGCAAACATAGACACATTGACGGTACAATTACGA TCTCTTCATAAGCAGAATGAAAGGCGCGATGCTACACCGTCGAAAAGGTTTACCGAGCAATCCGTTGCCGTGGAGCAATGCAAGAAGTGTTGCGAGATGTATGACAGAATTATGCAGTTGGAGGAGAAGACTGCTGGCAAATCTCACCATTCGGTTGACAAATCGGTTCAAACGACAATCGTAACGACTGTTAGCACAAGGGAGCAGAGCACGATGATAAATGTGGAGAACGAGGAGAAGGCGCGCTTGCACTCGCCGTTGAAGGAATGGAAGAAGGTGCAGGAAGCAAATGGCACGAGCATCCTGTCGCGggagaaaatattgaaactgCTGGATCAGGCGCAAATTAACACGCCTCTGGACGCGTCGAGGATCACTCCTGGGAAGGAGGAATATGCGGGCATCCTGGATGCATCTCAGAGGCACAG TTGTCAAGAAATATCTTCTCTAATGCTTCGTGACGAATCGAACCCTGTAGAGCCGAGTTCACGAAAAGGACTCGCAAATTTGGAAAATCCGAATGTGACTTTAAGTCAAATTCTTCTAGTTCTGTTCGACGCTTTGCAGGAATACATGTCGTTGAATAATGCCGGCGATAGAGTACTTTTGAACCAACAGGTGTACGTGGATTCGCTAATCGATGTCAATAACAACAATCTTATCACAACGACTGTTCGTGGTattaagcaaaattattttagtacagaaaatgttaataactgtGCGAAAGACTGTATGACAGGCGCTGGAAGTTACGTCCATGAGAGTGTGCAGACGAGCGATTGTATCTGCAGTAATGTTAAAGACTGTTATGCAAGTTTAAAACCAGATCGTCGTTGTTGCACGGTTTGTACTCCCCGATCGGTCGCTGTGTGCACCAAAGATTGCAAGAATCTCGCATGCAAGGAAGTACCTGCTATTTCTATGAAAGATATTAGTTCAGCGATGAAAGACACGCTCGACACTACTCTGTTCCCTAAGGTTTACGACAAGTGCAGAAAGTCATCTTACCGTGATATCAGTAACGATTTTTGT GTAAAAAGAGCtataaagaaaatgaagacGTTCAAGTCACCATGTTACCCTAAATGTAATTTGACGTGTCACTTACGAAAAGCAAAAGATCCGATATCTATGCAGGAGAAGCAGAAATTACCTTGCAAAATCGAGTGCCTGAGCGATAGCATAAAATTAGCGGAATGTCCAGCGGAGTCCTTTCCTTTATTAATTAGCGACAAGCAAGGTCTCATCGAGATCCACATTTCGCGACTACAGCTGTTTACGTCG ATCGCGAAAATtccagaagaagaagatataTGTAGCCTCTCCATTTACATAAGTTGGGACATTTGGGGCGAGAAGACGGCCTACACGCCGAGGATGAAATGTCCTGACTTGGCTTTCAACTCGTCTTCCGTATATCGCATAGCGGATCTCTTCTACTTCTTCAAGAACGTGCTGTCCGAGTACCTGATCTTTCGGGTGAACATCGTTCGTCAAAATGATACCAGCCGCACCCTTGCCCGAGCGAAAGTTTCCATCAAAGACATACTGGATTATCCGCAGAACAAATTGCATTATATCGTTCCCGTGAATAGCGTCATCGCTTGCTTCTTCGGCGTCAATTTTGGGCAACTGTCGCTCTGGGTTCGGCTGAGCTGCAATGTCGACATGGTCGAAGCTTTCAAGAGGCAATGTGGCATAACTTCACTGCGAGATATCACCCATGCGCTTGCAGAGAAAAAGGACACGTATGACATACCCCAGAAGTCTCCTCCTCGAGATTCCCCGACGTTTATTACTACAATAGTTTCCGAGGATCGAGATTCAAAGGATACTCCTGTGCCGTCTTTAGATTCAA ATTTTCAATCCGGAATTGTGAACTCGGATGATGATCATTATTATACTGATTCAAATAATGAAGGATTCTCTTCGCGCTTCAACGACACAAATGATATGTTTgcagaaaatgaaataattaagag TCCAGATTCTGAAACATTGACAGATGATGCAAACGAGGAAAACGATAACAATGTTATAGAAGATTCATCGAGCATGGCGGAGTTTAAGTCTCTACTCGTGAAT aAGCTTGAGGAGGatacaataattatagaaatagtGAGCATATCCCTTTTGGAGGAAAGCTCCATTATTGAGGATGACGAGGTACATTTGCTTTATGtagaatattcttttctcGGACATCGTGGCGAAGATATGGAAACGATTTCCGTACAGAAACCACAAATAGCTAATcaagaaatgttttataattttaagagaa aATTTCAGATAGATGAACAGACACACCCCATGGAAAGAGAGACTCTACGAACTATGTTGGCTAAATCTGTAAATccaaacattaaatttattattatcagcgAACCATTACCTGAGGAAACTGAAATTAAAGAATGCGAAGATATTGG CTATGCgacttttaacataaaaaaatacgcgcTTAGTAATGGCCgtaaagatatattattgccGATCAAGGATAATCGAAATGAACAAATTGGTGTGTTGAAG ATCACGGTGTTGGGTTTGGACACCATCCGAAAATGTTTACCGAATGTTAAAAGCTATCGTTCGTAA
- the LOC105275530 gene encoding uncharacterized protein LOC105275530 isoform X3 — MADDPNRDILPVKEVSCSDTISAIDLRERHLVCKLDRYELEDKYLRLLDEANNLKKLSNCQEDKIKRLGTKLIRLASNPRSCGLALDVADDRTRMATLEFENAKLKEKIVVMRNQLLSHTMSGRSTSRSRNNLARPTSSGLITCRSENNRANAPSCQCIVAAGDNDDNDVRNYLVKIEKLEAQKKDMTCRIAELEKELAATTDSQREKVAENVEYIRVWRQMKQLNDKLTTAQEKNGALTAEINDLKTTLKQTTRNNQEIAAVLTSERSRMVEIDEQLVKAKNSQFTVREKDEQIRDLASELKIMQQHNNELIALTSKYGQVEVENIELRKKLSEHVQEQQTLKTAFNNEQANIATLQTTNEQLLAKLAELQANIDTLTVQLRSLHKQNERRDATPSKRFTEQSVAVEQCKKCCEMYDRIMQLEEKTAGKSHHSVDKSVQTTIVTTVSTREQSTMINVENEEKARLHSPLKEWKKVQEANGTSILSREKILKLLDQAQINTPLDASRITPGKEEYAGILDASQRHSCQEISSLMLRDESNPVEPSSRKGLANLENPNVTLSQILLVLFDALQEYMSLNNAGDRVLLNQQVYVDSLIDVNNNNLITTTVRGIKQNYFSTENVNNCAKDCMTGAGSYVHESVQTSDCICSNVKDCYASLKPDRRCCTVCTPRSVAVCTKDCKNLACKEVPAISMKDISSAMKDTLDTTLFPKVYDKCRKSSYRDISNDFCVKRAIKKMKTFKSPCYPKCNLTCHLRKAKDPISMQEKQKLPCKIECLSDSIKLAECPAESFPLLISDKQGLIEIHISRLQLFTSIAKIPEEEDICSLSIYISWDIWGEKTAYTPRMKCPDLAFNSSSVYRIADLFYFFKNVLSEYLIFRVNIVRQNDTSRTLARAKVSIKDILDYPQNKLHYIVPVNSVIACFFGVNFGQLSLWVRLSCNVDMVEAFKRQCGITSLRDITHALAEKKDTYDIPQKSPPRDSPTFITTIVSEDRDSKDTPVPSLDSNFQSGIVNSDDDHYYTDSNNEGFSSRFNDTNDMFAENEIIKR, encoded by the exons ATGGCAGACGATCCAAATCGTGATATTTTACCTGTAAAGGAAGTCTCTTGTTCGGACACTATCAGTGCTATAG ACCTCAGGGAACGTCATCTCGTTTGCAAGCTCGATCGCTATGAGCTGGAGGACAAATATTTGCGCTTGCTCGACGAGGCGAATAATTTGAAGAAATTATCAAATTGTCAGGAGGATAAAATCAAACGACTCGGCACGAAGTTGATTCGACTGGCCAGTAATCCAAGATCGTGCGGATTAGCATTAGATGTTGCTGATGATAGAACCAGGATGGCCACGCTCGAGTTTGAAAATGCAAAG tTGAAGGAGAAAATTGTCGTGATGAGGAATCAGTTGTTGAGTCACACGATGAGCGGTAGGTCCACGTCGCGCAGCCGTAATAATCTCGCCAGGCCAACATCTTCCGGGCTCAT AACATGCCGAAGTGAGAACAACCGCGCGAATGCACCGTCCTGTCAGTGCATCGTTGCCGCAGGGGACAATGATGACAACGATGTGCGAAATTATCTCGTTAAGATCGAG AAACTGGAGGCGCAGAAGAAAGATATGACGTGTCGTATAGCGGAGTTGGAGAAGGAACTAGCTGCCACCACGGACAGTCAAAGGGAGAAAGTGGCGGAGAACGTGGAGTATATACGAGTTTGGCGACAGATGAAGCAGCTGAACGATAAGCTAACGACGGCGCAGGAGAAGAACGGCGCGTTAACTGCCGAAATTAACGATCTGAAAACTACTCTTAAACAAACTACGAG GAACAATCAAGAGATTGCCGCCGTTCTTACGTCCGAGAGATCGCGCATGGTTGAGATCGATGAGCAGCTAGTGAAAGCAAAGAACTCACAGTTCACAGTACGTGAGAAGGACGAGCAAATACGAGATTTAGCGAGCGAACTCAAGATTATGCAGCAGCATAATAACGAGCTTATTGCTCTCACTTCGAAATACGGTCAAGTCGAGGTAGAGAATATAGAATTGAGGAAAAAGCTCTCCGAGCATGTCCAGGAACAGCAGACATTGAAGACCGCGTTCAACAACGAGCAGGCAAACATTGCGACATTACAGACCACCAATGAACAATTGCTCGCAAAACTTGCAGAATTACAGGCAAACATAGACACATTGACGGTACAATTACGA TCTCTTCATAAGCAGAATGAAAGGCGCGATGCTACACCGTCGAAAAGGTTTACCGAGCAATCCGTTGCCGTGGAGCAATGCAAGAAGTGTTGCGAGATGTATGACAGAATTATGCAGTTGGAGGAGAAGACTGCTGGCAAATCTCACCATTCGGTTGACAAATCGGTTCAAACGACAATCGTAACGACTGTTAGCACAAGGGAGCAGAGCACGATGATAAATGTGGAGAACGAGGAGAAGGCGCGCTTGCACTCGCCGTTGAAGGAATGGAAGAAGGTGCAGGAAGCAAATGGCACGAGCATCCTGTCGCGggagaaaatattgaaactgCTGGATCAGGCGCAAATTAACACGCCTCTGGACGCGTCGAGGATCACTCCTGGGAAGGAGGAATATGCGGGCATCCTGGATGCATCTCAGAGGCACAG TTGTCAAGAAATATCTTCTCTAATGCTTCGTGACGAATCGAACCCTGTAGAGCCGAGTTCACGAAAAGGACTCGCAAATTTGGAAAATCCGAATGTGACTTTAAGTCAAATTCTTCTAGTTCTGTTCGACGCTTTGCAGGAATACATGTCGTTGAATAATGCCGGCGATAGAGTACTTTTGAACCAACAGGTGTACGTGGATTCGCTAATCGATGTCAATAACAACAATCTTATCACAACGACTGTTCGTGGTattaagcaaaattattttagtacagaaaatgttaataactgtGCGAAAGACTGTATGACAGGCGCTGGAAGTTACGTCCATGAGAGTGTGCAGACGAGCGATTGTATCTGCAGTAATGTTAAAGACTGTTATGCAAGTTTAAAACCAGATCGTCGTTGTTGCACGGTTTGTACTCCCCGATCGGTCGCTGTGTGCACCAAAGATTGCAAGAATCTCGCATGCAAGGAAGTACCTGCTATTTCTATGAAAGATATTAGTTCAGCGATGAAAGACACGCTCGACACTACTCTGTTCCCTAAGGTTTACGACAAGTGCAGAAAGTCATCTTACCGTGATATCAGTAACGATTTTTGT GTAAAAAGAGCtataaagaaaatgaagacGTTCAAGTCACCATGTTACCCTAAATGTAATTTGACGTGTCACTTACGAAAAGCAAAAGATCCGATATCTATGCAGGAGAAGCAGAAATTACCTTGCAAAATCGAGTGCCTGAGCGATAGCATAAAATTAGCGGAATGTCCAGCGGAGTCCTTTCCTTTATTAATTAGCGACAAGCAAGGTCTCATCGAGATCCACATTTCGCGACTACAGCTGTTTACGTCG ATCGCGAAAATtccagaagaagaagatataTGTAGCCTCTCCATTTACATAAGTTGGGACATTTGGGGCGAGAAGACGGCCTACACGCCGAGGATGAAATGTCCTGACTTGGCTTTCAACTCGTCTTCCGTATATCGCATAGCGGATCTCTTCTACTTCTTCAAGAACGTGCTGTCCGAGTACCTGATCTTTCGGGTGAACATCGTTCGTCAAAATGATACCAGCCGCACCCTTGCCCGAGCGAAAGTTTCCATCAAAGACATACTGGATTATCCGCAGAACAAATTGCATTATATCGTTCCCGTGAATAGCGTCATCGCTTGCTTCTTCGGCGTCAATTTTGGGCAACTGTCGCTCTGGGTTCGGCTGAGCTGCAATGTCGACATGGTCGAAGCTTTCAAGAGGCAATGTGGCATAACTTCACTGCGAGATATCACCCATGCGCTTGCAGAGAAAAAGGACACGTATGACATACCCCAGAAGTCTCCTCCTCGAGATTCCCCGACGTTTATTACTACAATAGTTTCCGAGGATCGAGATTCAAAGGATACTCCTGTGCCGTCTTTAGATTCAA ATTTTCAATCCGGAATTGTGAACTCGGATGATGATCATTATTATACTGATTCAAATAATGAAGGATTCTCTTCGCGCTTCAACGACACAAATGATATGTTTgcagaaaatgaaataattaagag ATGA